The following coding sequences lie in one Haematobia irritans isolate KBUSLIRL chromosome 3, ASM5000362v1, whole genome shotgun sequence genomic window:
- the LOC142231333 gene encoding uncharacterized protein LOC142231333, which yields MKEEVNVTNLIDFELSLTEETQIYLDESNAIVANSLRIIILEFFMKASSSFVIVLSCRRKRQYNFFLNILEQLFEMVDDMNVQIVCVDYQMLERIEGKRMYNLLLIDSFESFLDIDVISYTKDYDANEYYHIFLMQDDDYLFRDMENIFAYCWNNQIINCNIQFLNSQDELEIYTYLPFGINHCGDTRPKFINQFINNDWWHRPFFLPKTNNFYGCSLVGMIRSSPPYAFTIKGQSDKYSGFEAVMVSEISRILNFTLVLREAPQDDRYYPASNGALFMLANRAANFAFGYYRRRPNGSHLYTTTVPHHQSSVLGAICVRAHLLTPFQVLSYPFQVPTWIAVLASTIVIFVVTRIIHSKRPKSIAPFSMLTCAFGFPIKEKPKKLHSYLMFSPWLWCTFLLRSIYSGLLYHFFSNNIYQAMPKSLEAARNQSYSSVMNSFTDFDISDIPYYGRANSKGAVNVILNSTSEFGVLEYLEKHTDENIFAVIAQEFLTYYTVNQSKVGLFHVMPESVMQQQLCIYFTKHTILAEPFDLILSNLKSMGLMRLWIKRFFDLKVLSRGSEEDNKMIRHQDLFGVYVIWGGSLILGSIVFILEILSLRVDKLKMLFD from the exons atgaaaGAAGAAGTAAATGTAACCAATCTCATTGATTTCGAATTGAGTCTCACTGAAGAAACCCAAATCTATTTGGATGAATCGAATGCAATCGTGGCCAATTCCTTGAGGATtataattttggaattttttatgaAAGCATCATCATCATTTGTGATTGTATTGTCATGTCGTAGGAAGCGACaatataatttctttttaaatattcTGGAGCAATTATTCGAAATGGTTGATGATATGAATGTTCAAATAGTGTGCGTTGATTACCAGATGCTTGAACGTATTGAGGGAAAGAGAATGTATAATCTtctattaattgattcatttgagtcattttt agatATAGATGTGATTTCCTATACGAAAGATTATGATGCCAATGAATACTATCATATATTCCTAATGCAAGATGACGATTATTTATTTCGAGATATGGAGAATATATTTGCCTATTGTTGGAATAATCAGATAATAAACTGTAACATACAATTTCTAAATTCTCAAGATGAATTGGAAATTTACACTTATCTGCCATTTGGCATAAATCATTGTGGAGATACCCGGCCAAAGTTTattaatcaatttattaataatgatTGGTggcatcgacctttctttttacCCAAGACAAATAATTTCTATGGTTGTTCTTTGGTGGGCATGATTCGTTCCAGTCCTCCATACGCTTTTACCATTAAGGGTCAATCCGATAAATATTCAGGATTTGAAGCAGTAATGGTTAGCGAAATATCacgaatattaaattttacattgGTATTAAGAGAGGCTCCACAAGATGACCGATATTATCCAGCATCTAATGGAGCTTTGTTTATG CTTGCTAATAGGGCAGCAAactttgcttttggctattatCGCAGACGACCGAATGGATCACATCTCTATACCACTACTGTTCCCCATCATCAAAGCTCCGTTTTGGGTGCCATATGTGTTCGGGCACATTTGTTGACTCCGTTCCAAGTGTTATCATATCCATTTCAAGTGCCCACCTGGATCGCTGTACTTGCCAGTACCATAGTAATATTTGTGGTAACGAGAATAATTCATTCAAAacgaccaaaatcaatagcaccATTCTCAATGCTGACATGTGCCTTTGGATTTCCCATAAAggagaaaccaaaaaaattgcattccTATCTAATGTTTTCACCATGGTTGTGGTGCACTTTCCTGTTGCGTTCCATCTATTCTGGTTTGTTGTATCATTTCTTTAGTAACAACATATATCAAGCAATGCCCAAGAGTTTGGAGGCAGCCCGCAATCAGAGCTATAGTTCAGTTATGAACTCTTTTACCGATTTCGATATTAGCGATATTCCCTATTATGGACGAGCCAATAGCAAGGGTGCCGTGAATGTTATTCTAAATTCCACCAGTGAATTTGGAGTTTTGGAATATTTAGAAAAGCATACTGATGAAAATATCTTTGCTGTTATTGCCCAAGAATTCCTTACCTACTATACGGTGAATCAAAGTAAAGTGGGTCTATTTCATGTTATGCCTGAGTCCGTAATGCAACAACAGCTGTGCATTTATTTTACCAAGCACACGATCCTGGCAGAACCATTCGATTTGATTCTTTCCAATTTAAAGTCAATGGGCCTAATGAGACTTTGGATCAAGCGTTTCTTTGACTTGAAGGTATTGTCAAGAGGAAGCGAGGAGGATAATAAAATGATACGGCATCAAGATCTTTTTGGAGTCTATGTAATATGGGGTGGCTCACTTATATTGGGCTCGATTGTTTTCATATTGGAGATATTGTCATTGAGAGTAGATaaactgaaaatgttatttgattaa